One region of Zerene cesonia ecotype Mississippi chromosome 15, Zerene_cesonia_1.1, whole genome shotgun sequence genomic DNA includes:
- the LOC119832512 gene encoding prostaglandin reductase 1-like has product VGGEISSIIIGKMNKNGRVAVCGSISAYNEDPAKMPKVTVLQPTIVFKELKIEGFIVSRWSQPKDKWPEAFSDLVQWIKKGQLKARSHVTEGFDNIYDTFIGMLAGENTGKAVVKI; this is encoded by the coding sequence GTTGGAGGAGAAATAAGTAGCATCATTATCGGAAAAATGAACAAGAATGGAAGAGTTGCTGTGTGCGGTAGTATAAGCGCATATAACGAGGATCCAGCAAAAATGCCCAAAGTGACAGTTCTACAGCCCACTATTGTATTCAAAGAACTGAAAATTGAAGGCTTCATTGTGTCTCGTTGGTCTCAGCCAAAAGATAAATGGCCAGAGGCGTTCTCTGATCTGGTGCAGTGGATCAAGAAAGGACAGCTTAAAGCAAGAAGCCATGTAACAGAAGgttttgataacatttatgATACGTTTATTGGAATGCTTGCAGGAGAAAATACTGGGAAAGctgttgttaaaatataa
- the LOC119832331 gene encoding prostaglandin reductase 1-like, translating to MVKARKYVANKDFQGVPKREDFDLVEYELPPLKEGEFLVKAEWISVDPYLRFLNSKIPAPYDQFGFQIGTVQESRNPSYPVGTQVVTHEGWCDYSNAKETDDPLAKVYKLPDLQGLPTELALGVIGMPGVTAYFGFLEICQPKAGETVVVTGAAGAVGSVVGQIAKIKGCRVIGLAGSDDKVQWLEKDLGFDKAINYKTADIHKALAEAAPNGIDCYFDNVGGEISSIIIGKMNQYGRVAACGSISAYNEDPTKMPKATVLQPTIILKELKIEGFHVSRWSQPKDRWPEAFSDLVQWIKNGQIEVRSHVTEGFDNIYDAFIGMLAGENTGKAVVKI from the coding sequence ATGGTGAAAGCAAGAAAGTACGTagcaaataaagattttcaaGGAGTTCCAAAACGCGAGGATTTTGATCTTGTAGAATATGAACTCCCTCCACTCAAAGAAGGAGAATTTCTTGTTAAAGCTGAATGGATAAGTGTTGATCCGTATCTCCGGTTCTTGAATTCGAAGATTCCGGCACCGTATGACCAATTCGGATTTCAAATTGGAACAGTTCAGGAGTCAAGGAATCCTTCTTACCCTGTTGGGACACAAGTTGTAACTCACGAAGGATGGTGCGATTACAGTAACGCTAAAGAAACAGATGACCCATTGGCAAAGGTATACAAACTTCCTGATTTACAAGGATTGCCCACTGAACTTGCTCTCGGTGTTATTGGAATGCCTGGTGTGACTGCTTACTTCGGTTTCCTCGAAATCTGCCAACCCAAAGCTGGCGAGACTGTTGTAGTAACGGGAGCCGCTGGGGCTGTCGGATCCGTCGTAGGTCAAATAGCTAAGATTAAGGGCTGCAGAGTGATTGGATTAGCTGGTTCAGATGACAAAGTGCAGTGGTTGGAGAAGGACTTAGGATTCgataaagcaattaattataaaacagctGATATACATAAAGCCCTTGCAGAAGCGGCTCCAAACGGCattgattgttattttgaCAATGTTGGAGGAGAAATAAGTAGCATCATTATCGGAAAAATGAATCAGTATGGAAGAGTTGCTGCGTGCGGTAGTATAAGCGCATATAACGAGGATCCAACAAAAATGCCCAAAGCGACAGTTCTACAGCCCACTATTATACTTAAAGAACTGAAAATTGAAGGTTTCCATGTGTCTCGTTGGTCTCAGCCAAAGGACAGATGGCCAGAGGCATTCTCTGATCTTGTGCAGTGGATCAAAAATGGACAGATTGAAGTAAGAAGCCACGTGACAGAAGGTTTTGATAACATTTACGACGCATTTATTGGAATGCTTGCAGGAGAAAATACTGGGAAAGctgttgttaaaatataa